The proteins below are encoded in one region of Brassica napus cultivar Da-Ae chromosome A6, Da-Ae, whole genome shotgun sequence:
- the LOC106349401 gene encoding aspartyl protease family protein 2-like: protein MLPLIVLCSLLSLLLLPPAYLAAVSDDEYLKLPLLRKSPLPSPTQALALDTRRLHFLSLRRKPIPFVKSPVSSGASSGSGQYFVDLRIGQPPQSLLLIADTGSDLVWVKCSACRNCSLHSPATVFFPRHSSTFSPTHCYDPTCRLVPKPSRAPKCNHTRLHSTCPYEYAYADGSLTSGLFARETTTLRTSSGREANLKSVAFGCGFRISGQTVSGTSFNGAHGVMGLGRGPISFASQLGRRFGNKFSYCLMDYTLSPPPTSYLTIGGVRSDAVSKLSFTPLLTNPLSPTFYYVRLKSISVNGAKLRIDPSVWETDGSGNGGTVVDSGTTLAFLADPAYRLVVATVRRRIRLPIAAELTPGFDLCVNVSGVLKPEKMMPRLKFGFAGGAVFVPPPRNYFIETEEHIQCLAIQSVNPKVGFSVIGNLMQQGFLFEFDRDRSRLGFSRHGCASP, encoded by the coding sequence atgttACCTCTTATCGTCCTTTGCTCTTTACTCTCTCTACTCCTCCTCCCGCCGGCGTATCTCGCCGCCGTGAGTGATGACGAGTACCTGAAGCTTCCATTACTACGTAAATCTCCGTTACCTTCTCCGACGCAAGCTCTGGCTTTAGACACTCGCCGTCTCCATTTTCTATCTCTCCGCCGTAAACCCATCCCATTTGTCAAATCTCCGGTATCCTCCGGCGCTTCTTCCGGGTCGGGTCAATACTTCGTGGATCTCCGGATCGGCCAACCGCCTCAGTCGCTACTCCTGATCGCCGATACCGGAAGCGATCTCGTTTGGGTGAAGTGCTCCGCTTGTCGAAACTGCTCTCTCCACTCTCCGGCCACCGTCTTCTTCCCTCGCCACTCCTCCACATTCTCTCCGACTCATTGCTACGACCCGACTTGTCGACTCGTGCCCAAACCGAGCCGGGCCCCGAAATGTAACCATACCCGGCTCCATTCCACGTGTCCGTACGAGTACGCTTACGCGGACGGTTCATTAACTTCCGGTCTATTCGCTAGAGAAACGACGACGTTGAGGACTAGCTCCGGTAGGGAAGCGAATCTAAAGAGCGTCGCTTTCGGATGCGGGTTTCGGATCTCGGGTCAAACCGTATCGGGTACGAGTTTTAATGGAGCTCATGGAGTTATGGGCTTGGGCCGTGGGCCTATTTCTTTCGCTTCGCAGTTGGGCCGTCGATTCGGTAACAAGTTTTCGTATTGCTTAATGGATTACACTCTCTCTCCGCCTCCGACTAGTTACCTCACTATCGGAGGAGTTCGATCCGACGCCGTTTCGAAGCTTTCATTCACTCCGTTACTAACGAATCCGTTATCTCCGACGTTTTATTACGTTCGATTGAAATCGATTTCCGTTAACGGTGCGAAATTACGAATCGATCCTTCCGTTTGGGAAACCGACGGTTCAGGTAACGGCGGAACCGTCGTGGATTCCGGTACAACCCTCGCGTTTTTAGCTGATCCGGCGTATCGACTGGTCGTCGCGACTGTGAGACGACGGATCAGGCTCCCGATTGCGGCGGAGCTGACTCCGGGATTCGATCTATGCGTTAACGTCTCCGGCGTTTTGAAGCCGGAAAAGATGATGCCGAGATTGAAATTCGGATTTGCCGGCGGTGCGGTGTTCGTTCCGCCGCCGAGGAATTATTTTATCGAGACGGAGGAACATATCCAGTGTCTGGCGATTCAATCGGTGAATCCGAAGGTGGGATTCTCGGTGATTGGGAATTTGATGCAGCAAGGGTTCTTGTTTGAATTTGATAGAGATAGATCTCGGCTGGGTTTTTCTCGTCACGGTTGCGCTTCGCCGTGA
- the LOC106349398 gene encoding protein CHUP1, chloroplastic, whose protein sequence is MIVRVGFVVAASVAAVAVKQLNRKPPKPSKPSENGKGGDTEQAVSPNNNLNDKSLEEEEEEEVKLINSVINQTRESFSDYLDADIENLLSGEIEYPLPSDDNSLEKAEKERRYESEMAYNDSELERLRQLVKELEEREVKLEGELLEYYGLKEQESDIVELQRQLKIKTVEIDMLNITINSLQAERKKLQEEISQNGVVRKELEAARNKIKELQRQIQLDANQTKGQLLLLKQHVSSLQMKEEEAMNKDSEVERKLKAVQEMEVEVMELKRKNRELQHEKRELTIKLDSAEARISALSNMTESDKVAKVREEVNNLKHNNEDLLKQVEGLQMNRFSEVEELVYLRWVNACLRYELRNYQTPAGKISARDLSKNLSPKSQAKAKRLMLEYAGSERGQGDTDVESNFSQPSSPGSDDFDNASMDSSTSRFSSFSKKPGLIQKLKRWGGKSKDDSSVQSSPSRSFYGGSPGRLSVSMNKQRGPLESLMIRNAGESVAITTFGKVDQESPGTPETPNLPRIRTQQQASSPGEPLNNVAASFQVMSKSVDNVLDEKYPAYKDRHKLAVEREKHIKHKADQARAERFGGNVALPPKLAQLKEKPVSVPSLTRTVTASDQSSDGNNEGKASENAQAVAKMKLVDIEKRPPRVPRPPPRSAGGGKSTNVPSPRPPLPGGGPPPPPPPPGGGGGGPPPPPPPPGALGRGAGSGSKVHRAPELVEFYQSLMKREAKKDGSPSLISPGTGSSSEARSNMIGEIENRSTFLLAVKADVETQGDFVQSLATEVRAASFTDVEDLLAFVSWLDEELSFLVDERAVLKHFDWPEGKADALREAAFEYQDLMKLEKQVTSFVDDPNLPCEPALKKMYKLLEKVEQSVYALLRTRDMAVSRYKEFGIPVDWLSDSGVVGKIKLSSVQLARKYMKRVAYELDSVSGSDKDPNREFLLLQGVRFAFRVHQFAGGFDAESMKAFEELRSRAKTESGGDNTNNNEESVN, encoded by the exons atgattgtGCGGGTAGGGTTTGTTGTTGCTGCTTCTGTTGCAGCTGTTGCTGTTAAGCAGCTCAACCGTAAACCTCCCAAACCGAGCAAACCATCAG AAAATGGCAAAGGAGGCGATACAGAACAGGCCGTGTCTCCCAACAACAATCTCAATGATAAGAGT ctggaagaggaggaagaagaagaagtgaaacTGATCAACAGCGTGATCAATCAGACTCGTGAAAGCTTCTCGGACTATTTAGACGCTGATATTGAAAATCTTTTATCCGGTGAGATCGAGTATCCATTACCTAGCGATGACAACAGCTTGGAGAAagcagagaaagagagaagatacGAGAGCGAGATGGCGTACAACGACAGCGAGCTCGAGAGGCTGAGACAGCTAGTCAAAGAGCTAGAAGAAAGAGAAGTGAAGCTCGAAGGGGAGCTGCTCGAGTACTACGGACTCAAAGAGCAAGAATCTGACATCGTCGAGTTACAAAGACAGCTCAAGATCAAGACCGTTGAGATCGATATGCTGAACATCACTATAAACTCTCTCCAAGCGGAGAGGAAGAAGCTTCAAGAAGAGATCTCGCAGAACGGTGTTGTGAGAAAAGAGCTTGAAGCTGCGAGAAACAAGATCAAGGAGTTGCAGAGGCAGATACAGCTCGACGCTAACCAGACGAAAGGACAGTTGCTTTTGCTTAAGCAGCATGTGTCTAGTCTTCagatgaaagaagaagaagcgatgAACAAAGACAGTGAAGTTGAGAGGAAGCTGAAAGCTGTGCAGGAGATGGAAGTGGAAGTTATGGAACTCAAGAGGAAGAACAGAGAGCTTCAACATGAGAAGAGAGAGTTAACCATTAAACTGGACTCAGCAGAAGCAAGAATCTCAGCTCTTTCAAACATGACTGAG AGTGATAAAGTGGCGAAAGTAAGAGAAGAGGTTAACAACTTGAAGCACAACAACGAAGACTTGCTAAAACAAGTGGAAGGGCTTCAGATGAACAGGTTCAGTGAAGTTGAGGAACTGGTTTACCTCCGTTGGGTCAATGCATGTTTACGTTATGAGCTAAGAAACTACCAAACACCAGCTGGCAAAATCTCAGCTCGTGACTTAAGCAAGAACCTAAGCCCCAAGTCCCAAGCCAAGGCCAAACGGCTGATGCTAGAGTACGCTGGCTCAGAGCGTGGCCAAGGAGACACCGACGTGGAAAGCAACTTCTCTCAACCTTCGTCTCCCGGAAGCGACGATTTCGACAACGCGTCGATGGATAGTTCCACGAGTAGGTTTAGTAGCTTCAGCAAGAAACCGGGTTTGATTCAGAAGCTTAAGAGGTGGGGCGGTAAAAGTAAAGATGATTCAAGCGTTCAGTCCTCTCCTTCGAGATCGTTCTATGGAGGATCACCTGGGAGACTTAGCGTGAGTATGAATAAACAGAGAGGTCCCTTGGAGTCTTTGATGATTAGAAACGCTGGTGAATCAGTAGCTATAACGACGTTTGGTAAAGTGGATCAAGAAAGTCCTGGTACACCTGAGACTCCGAATCTGCCGAGAATCAGAACACAGCAACAAGCTTCTTCACCGGGTGAGCCTTTGAATAACGTTGCGGCGTCGTTTCAGGTGATGTCTAAGTCGGTTGATAATGTTCTGGACGAGAAGTATCCTGCGTATAAAGATAGGCATAAGCTTGCGGTTGAGAGGGAGAAGCATATTAAGCATAAGGCAGATCAAGCGAGAGCTGAGAGGTTTGGAGGTAATGTGGCTTTGCCTCCTAAacttgctcagctcaaggagaAGCCAGTTTCGGTTCCCTCCTTGACCAGGACGGTTACCGCAAGTGATCAGTCTAGTGACGGCAACAACGAGGGTAAAGCTAGCGAAAACGCGCAAGCCGTGGCGAAAATGAAGCTTGTGGATATTGAGAAACGACCACCTAGAGTGCCTCGCCCGCCTCCAAGATCAGCTGGAGGTGGTAAAAGCACTAATGTGCCTTCCCCTAGACCTCCTTTGCCTGGTGGTGGTCCACCGCCTCCCCCTCCTCCACCtggtggtggcggtggtggACCTCCGCCGCCACCGCCTCCTCCTGGAGCTCTTGGAAGAGGAGCGGGAAGCGGGAGTAAAGTTCACAGAGCTCCTGAGCTTGTTGAGTTTTATCAGTCGTTGATGAAACGTGAAGCGAAGAAAGATGGTTCACCGTCTTTGATCTCTCCAGGAACTGGTAGCTCATCTGAAGCTAGGAGCAATATGATTGGGGAGATCGAGAACCGATCAACGTTCCTCTTAGCA GTGAAAGCGGATGTGGAGACACAAGGTGACTTTGTTCAGTCGTTAGCAACTGAAGTTAGAGCTGCTTCTTTCACCGACGTGGAAGATCTCTTGGCTTTCGTTAGCTGGCTAGATGAAGAGCTCTCTTTCTTGGTTGATGAGAGGGCGGTTCTTAAACACTTTGATTGGCCTGAAGGCAAAGCTGACGCGTTACGAGAAGCAGCTTTTGAGTATCAAGATCTCATGAAACTTGAGAAGCAAGTGACTTCTTTTGTGGACGATCCGAATCTTCCTTGTGAGCCTGCTTTGAAGAAGATGTACAAGTTGCTTGAGAA GGTTGAGCAAAGTGTATACGCGCTTTTACGTACAAGAGACATGGCGGTTTCACGTTACAAAGAGTTTGGCATTCCAGTTGATTGGTTGTCTGATTCTGGCGTTGTTGGAAAG ATCAAGCTTTCATCGGTCCAGCTGGCGAGGAAGTACATGAAACGAGTAGCTTATGAGCTTGATTCAGTGAGTGGATCTGATAAAGACCCTAACAGAGAGTTCTTGCTTCTCCAAGGTGTTCGTTTTGCTTTTAGAGTCCATCAG TTTGCTGGAGGGTTTGATGCAGAAAGCATGAAAGCATTTGAAGAGCTTAGAAGCAGAGCCAAAACTGAATCTGGAGGAGACAATACTAATAACAATGAAGAATCTGTAAACTGA
- the LOC111199049 gene encoding uncharacterized protein LOC111199049, translated as MESMKLGSKCQLLRKRQIKLNGQKDKRISSTTCGGPTRRTYHRRRRGQNHRPLLLSLSHIGVQLYLFLFLYKFQLYLLMFTQSCLFTLAN; from the exons ATGGAAAGCATGAAACTGGGGTCAAAGTGTCAG CTACTGAGGAAGAGACAAATTAAGTTGAACGGTCAAAAAGACAAGAGGATAAGCTCGACCACGTGCGGCGGGCCTACACGACGGACCTACCACCGTCGCCGTCGTGGCCAGAACCATCGACCTCTTCTCTTGTCGCTTTCTCACATCGGGGTCCaactctatttatttttatttctttataagTTCCAACTCTATTTATTGATGTTCACACAAAGTTGTCTATTTACATTAGCCAATTAA
- the LOC106352448 gene encoding small polypeptide DEVIL 6-like: MGVLKRRVSNSRGLGGVLREQRARLYIIKRCVVMLLCWQD; this comes from the coding sequence atggGAGTTTTAAAGAGGAGAGTTTCAAATAGTAGAGGACTTGGTGGTGTTCTTAGAGAGCAAAGAGCTAGGCTTTACATCATCAAACGATGTGTTGTGATGCTCTTATGTTGGCAAGATTGA
- the LOC106349402 gene encoding transcription factor AIG1: protein MYAMKEEDCLQTFHNLQDYQDQFLLHLHPQNHPWSSLPSFDPTHFPSNPTRYPDPVHYFNKRASSSSSFDYTDGFVSPPMDNHHHQNHLRILSEALGPIMRRGSSFGFDGEDMGKMSAQEVMDAKALAASKSHSEAERRRRERINTHLAKLRSILPNTTKTDKASLLAEVIQHMKELKRQTSLVTETCQVPTESDDLTVDSTYNDEEGNLVIRASFCCGDRTDLIHDVINALKSLHLRTLKAEIATVGGRVKNVLFLSRDDHEDDGFEYRNDALEHDDEEKRYNRVSSIEEALKAVIEKCVNNNDENNDNNNLEKSSSGSIKRQRTSKMANRFYN, encoded by the exons atgtaTGCAATGAAAGAAGAAGACTGTCTCCAAACGTTTCACAACTTACAAGACTATCAAGACCAGttccttcttcatctccatccACAAAACCACCCCTGGTCATCTTTACCTTCTTTTGACCCGACTCATTTCCCATCCAACCCGACCCGTTATCCTGACCCGGTCCACTACTTCAACAAGagagcttcttcatcttcttcttttgacTATACTGATGGTTTTGTCTCTCCTCCCATggataatcatcatcatcagaaccATCTAAGGATCTTATCCGAAGCTCTTGGACCCATCATGCGTCGTGGCTCGTCCTTCGGGTTTGATGGTGAGGATATGGGGAAAATGAGTGCACAAGAAGTCATGGATGCCAAGGCTTTGGCTGCTTCAAAGAGTCATAGTGAAGCCGAGAGAAGAAGGCGAGAGAGAATTAACACTCATCTTGCTAAGTTGCGTAGCATTTTACCAAACACAACAAAA acCGACAAAGCTTCGTTGCTAGCGGAAGTGATCCAACACATGAAGGAGTTAAAACGACAGACATCACTGGTCACCGAGACGTGTCAAGTCCCAACAGAGTCCGATGATCTGACCGTAGATTCGACTTACAACGATGAAGAAGGAAACTTGGTGATAAGAGCTTCCTTTTGCTGCGGAGACAGGACTGACCTCATTCATGACGTCATAAATGCCTTGAAGTCTCTTCATCTTCGAACTCTCAAAGCCGAGATTGCAACCGTAGGTGGTCGAGTCAAGAACGTCCTTTTCTTGAGCCGAGATGACCATGAAGATGATGGTTTCGAATATCGTAACGATGCCTTGGAGCATGATGATGAAGAGAAGAGATATAATCGCGTGAGTTCGATAGAAGAAGCGTTGAAGGCGGTTATAGAGAAGTGTGTCAATAATAATGATGAAAATAATGATAACAATAACTTGGAGAAATCATCGTCAGGGAGTATAAAGAGGCAAAGGACTAGTAAGATGGCAAATCGATTTTACAATTAG